The Archangium primigenium genomic interval CTCCCCGGCGAGGTTCTGCGTCCAGGCGCGCAGGAGCAGGGCCTCGGCGCGCACGGGGCGGTAGCCGAGATCCCGCGTGCGCTGGCTCTCGTCGGCGGCGAGCTTCAACGCGTCCTGGAGCTTGCCCGCCTCGGTGAGCGCCTTGACGCGGGCGAGCCGGGCCCGCGAGGCGTCCACCTCGCGCCGGGTGGCGGGGTCCTCCGGCGGCTTCACCTCGGAGAGCAGGGCGCTCACGTCCGCGCAGCCTCGCAGGCCGCGCAGCGCGCTCGTGGCGGAGATGGCCTTCTCCACCACCGTGCCATCGGCCTCGGTGAAGACCTCGGTGAGCGCGGCCACTTCCTGCAGCCGCCCATCCAGGCACGCCATGCGCAGGGACAGGACGGCCTCGGACTGCTCGCCCCTCAGCCGCGTGGCCTCGCACGTCTCCACGTGCATCTGCTTCCAGGCGGTGGTGTACGTGTCGAGCGCGTCGCGCACGCGCTGCCAGGTGTCTCCCGCGTAGGCGCGGCCGGTGGCGAGGAAGGCCTGGGAGATGCTCGCCTGGCGCCGCTCGTCCCAGATGCCCTCCAGCCGCTCGGGGGCCCCGCTGCACAGGAGCTCCCGGCGCTCGTGCCAGGAGGCCGCCGCCAGCGTTCCCGAGCCCACCACGAGCAGGAGCAGCGCCGACGCCGTCAGCCGCCTGCGGCGCACCTGGGCGGGATCGCGGCCGAGCACCGCGAGCAGCGCGTGGATGGAGGGGTAGCGCGCGGCGGGCTCGCGGTGCAGGGCCCGGAGCAGGGCGCGGCTCACCCAGGGGGGCACCTTGGAGGACGAGGGCGGCGCGCGCACGCGGCCGTCCAGCACGTTCTGCCGGCGCTCGGCCGGGGTGGTGCCCTCGAAGGGGCGCTCGCCGTGGAGCGCCTCCCACAGGGACACGGCGAAGGAGAATTGATCGCTCCGGGCATCCGCCACGGCGCCGAGGAACTGCTCGGGGGCCATGTAGGCCGGGGTGCCGAGCACCGCGCCGTGCTGGGTGAGCTCCAGCTCCAGCAGGCTGTGCGCCTTGACGGGGCCGGTGTCCCGGGAGGGCGCGGGGGCGGCGGGGGGGGCGTCGGGCGGGGCATGGCGCTCGCGCGCGAGGCCGAAGTCCGTCACCCGCACGCGGCCGTTCTCGCCCACCAGCACGTTGGTGGGCTTGAAGTCGCGGTGCACCAGGCCCGCGTCGTGGGCCGCGGCGAGCCCCCGGCCCGCGTCGAGGAAGGCGGCGAGGATTTCCTTCCAGGCGCGCGCGCGCTGCTGCTGCCATTGCAGGAGCGTGCGGCCCTCCACCAGCTCCATGGCCATGAAGACCTGGGCGCCGTGCTGGTGCACGTCGTAGACGGCCACCACGTGGGGGTGGGACAGCCGGGCCATGGCCTGCGCCTCGCGCAGCAGCCGGGCCCGTCCCGAGTTCGCCTCGCCGGCCGTCTCCGGGTCGCCGGGCGGCAGCAGCTTGAGCGCCACCTTGCGGTCGAGCACCGTGTCATAGGCCGCGTACACCATGCCCATGCCGCCCTCGCCCAGGGGCTCGAGCACCACGTACCGGTCCAGCGCCGTGCCGCGGCCCAGGGGCGCCACGGAGGCGGGCGCCCGGGCCTCGCCTCCGAGCTCGCCTCCAAGCTCGACCGTGCGCCGCTCGTCCGTGCGCCGCTCGTCCGTGCGTTGGGTGCGGCGCTCGTCGTCATCCACGGGCTGCGGCATGGCGCCTCTCTCCACCCGGCCATGTTACGCCGGGGTCGGACCTCGCCGCGTCGGCTTCTGGACGCCAGGGAGGCGGGCGGGCGCCTGGCCGCCGCTCACGCTCAGGGGGTGGGCGTGGCCGAGCCGGACGCGGGCTGCGCCACGGTGCCCGAGGGCTGCTTGTCGATCTCCTCCGCGGGGTAGCCCCGGGCGGCCTCGAGGTAGCGCGCGGGCTTCACCTTGCGGCGCTCCTTGGCGCTCAGCTCGGGGCCGGAGAGCGTGGGCTCCGCGTCGGGCGAGGCCGCCGAGACCATGTGGCCGTCGCAGAAGAGCCACTCGGTGCGGCCATTGGCGAAGCGGCGTGCGTAGAACAGGTCCGTGCTGCCCACCTCGGGCTGCTTGGCGCACCACGTCTCGCGGGCCTTCTGCTCGCGCTGGGGGCCCTCCTCCTTCCACTTGGAGCGCTCCTCCTGGGCCACGAGCAGCTGCTCGCCCTCCTTGAGCCGCCCGCGCGACAGCTCCACGAGCTCCTGCCCGCGCCGCGTCAGCTCCGGAAACGCCCCCGAGCGCGCGAAGCCGCAGCTCTGCAGCGCCTTGAGGTTG includes:
- a CDS encoding serine/threonine-protein kinase, which gives rise to MPQPVDDDERRTQRTDERRTDERRTVELGGELGGEARAPASVAPLGRGTALDRYVVLEPLGEGGMGMVYAAYDTVLDRKVALKLLPPGDPETAGEANSGRARLLREAQAMARLSHPHVVAVYDVHQHGAQVFMAMELVEGRTLLQWQQQRARAWKEILAAFLDAGRGLAAAHDAGLVHRDFKPTNVLVGENGRVRVTDFGLARERHAPPDAPPAAPAPSRDTGPVKAHSLLELELTQHGAVLGTPAYMAPEQFLGAVADARSDQFSFAVSLWEALHGERPFEGTTPAERRQNVLDGRVRAPPSSSKVPPWVSRALLRALHREPAARYPSIHALLAVLGRDPAQVRRRRLTASALLLLVVGSGTLAAASWHERRELLCSGAPERLEGIWDERRQASISQAFLATGRAYAGDTWQRVRDALDTYTTAWKQMHVETCEATRLRGEQSEAVLSLRMACLDGRLQEVAALTEVFTEADGTVVEKAISATSALRGLRGCADVSALLSEVKPPEDPATRREVDASRARLARVKALTEAGKLQDALKLAADESQRTRDLGYRPVRAEALLLRAWTQNLAGEKQGVPELLTEALWLAHASRHDWIAASASVRLMGYYDDNGPPEEAARWEPFARAALDRLGENGELRAIYHNNRGLSLYAQGHFAEAHEAFDEAFALAERQLGPANAMTLRYGSNAVAALGNLDRLEESQRAYETLVRLGETNLGPFHPFLTQPLTNLANMYAFQGRLADARRLLDRVRIIGQQAYGERSEEWAQFHIAYGDLEAAEGHDAAALGHYEEAERQLRALTGADSLELLEALVKVADARAALERLELALRTYQQVLDVSQKDPERYERVHTQALGGLADLYDTRGEYARALGLRQQALELRERTLGKEHINTALMRVALGTSYLELGQGERALALFEREREVFEKTLGPDTAAGVLPLAGKGEALQKLGRAAEAIPVLEHVLDVVERHPLRPVYTASVRFALARALWDARRQPERAWTLAQSARATYARAPLRHASELAELDRLFARHGGHEPDPLASPTPP